One Salvia splendens isolate huo1 chromosome 22, SspV2, whole genome shotgun sequence DNA segment encodes these proteins:
- the LOC121787386 gene encoding wall-associated receptor kinase-like 6 isoform X2 — MMSPLQLIICMFILLPPSLLSAALYAKPGCRDRCGDLLVPYPFGFGPNCSLNPYFDINCDSSTNPPKAYLSILKKQVIEFNQTYIRLKNPYMISACYDEDLSTGIQHSMTVNLSGTPYTLSGENVLTVIGCDDMVLQSNGSSTLGGCSAFCADKNDTGFGDCHFNGCCHQELDEEEGSSRSLLEAELIDLSGRSQRKKLFPCSYAFIQETTNTNETVFSYPLYYLNNSTALLNDDWASASRPPIVRLDWIVEAENCSRAMNSNTYACLDEKSVCVDYSTYSYNNDVTGYTCSCVQGYEGNPYLRGGCQTISSSSSIAKRGCMDQCGKVSIPFPFGVGPNCYLEPSFEVVCNNDTNPATPFLSLLNTEILELNSSKIVVSYMNLSSNCYSGSDYQAEPSLKIDLLKTQYRLSDDNWITAVGCNVMAIGVIGEDKRSSIRSSCAAICTNSMINDNGRTSASCDYGPTSFAGDGCCRVPIPRDHLQPSMALDWRIGAMNCKEARQNLANFVCRDNSDCVDFDATLGGYLCNCSKGYTGNPYLNPGCQDIDECADNSTNTCVSNSICQNGPGMFRCSCPKGYIGDGKKDGTGCIPQPPSKTKLIILTGIGSGMGFLLLVSLFFWLYKLLRKRKERMVKDKLFKRNGGLLLLQQTNEGALGKTKVFPAKELEVATDNFNEGRIIGQGGQGTVYKGMLYDGKIVAIKRSKLVEVNQLEQFINEVVILSQINHRNVVKLLGCCLETEVPLLVYEFMPNGTLFDLIHDLSSEFPCTWNMRLKIAADIAGALAYLHSASSVPIYHRDIKSSNILLDEKYVVKVSDFGTSRSVATDQTHLTTLVKGTFGYLDPEYFRSSHFTEKSDVYSFGVVLVELLTGQRPISLDKTEEERGLAARFLVCMEEESMDTILDPQVREQGRKEEVTLVAKIAQRCLHSKGRMRPTMKEVATELESFRMSEIYSGVNDESEDVRSFDDMCPQ, encoded by the exons ATGATGAGTCCTCTGCAACTGATAATCTGTATGTTCATACTTCTCCCACCATCACTACTCTCCGCGGCTCTATATGCCAAACCGGGATGCCGGGACCGCTGTGGGGATTTACTGGTTCCATATCCATTTGGATTTGGGCCAAATTGCAGTCTCAACCCATATTTTGACATCAACTGCGATTCTTCCACAAATCCTCCAAAAGCTTACCTCTCCATATTGAAGAAACAAGTGATTGAATTCAATCAAACTTACATTCGCCTCAAAAACCCCTACATGATTTCAGCTTGCTATGATGAGGATCTGTCAACGGGCATTCAACATAGTATGACTGTGAACTTGTCTGGAACTCCCTATACTCTTTCGGGTGAAAACGTGCTCACTGTTATCGGGTGTGATGATATGGTGCTGCAATCCAACGGAAGTTCCACCCTTGGCGGCTGCTCGGCGTTTTGTGCTGACAAGAATGATACCGGCTTCGGAGATTGCCACTTCAATGGTTGTTGCCATCAAGAACTCGACG AAGAAGAAGGAAGTTCAAGATCTTTGTTGGAAGCAGAACTGATTGACTTGAGCGGAAGATCACAACGTAAAAAGCTTTTCCCGTGCAGCTATGCCTTTATCCAGGAGACGACAAATACGAATGAAACCGTATTCTCATATCCTTTGTACTATCTGAATAACTCAACGGCATTGTTAAATGATGATTGGGCATCTGCATCAAGGCCGCCGATAGTGCGCTTGGACTGGATCGTTGAGGCTGAGAATTGCAGCCGAGCTATGAATTCCAACACTTACGCATGTCTAGATGAAAAGAGTGTTTGTGTTGATTATAGTACATATTCGTATAACAATGATGTCACAGGATACACATGTAGCTGCGTGCAAGGGTACGAGGGAAATCCTTACTTACGAGGAGGATGCCAGA CAATTTCCTCTTCAAGTTCAATTGCCAAACGTGGATGCATGGATCAATGTGGAAAAGTATCGATTCCATTTCCATTTGGTGTGGGTCCAAATTGCTACTTGGAGCCATCTTTTGAAGTTGTCTGCAACAACGACACCAACCCCGCCACACCCTTCCTCAGTCTTTTGAACACCGAAATCCTTGAGCTGAACTCATCAAAAATTGTCGTCAGTTACATGAACCTATCCTCAAATTGCTACAGTGGGTCAGACTATCAAGCTGAGCCAAGCTTAAAAATTGACTTGTTGAAAACGCAATATAGATTATCAGATGACAACTGGATCACCGCCGTTGGCTGCAATGTTATGGCTATCGGGGTTATTGGAGAAGACAAACGAAGTTCTATTCGCAGCAGCTGCGCAGCCATTTGCACCAACAGTATGATCAATGATAATGGTAGAACTAGTGCATCATGCGATTATGGACCAACATCTTTTGCAGGTGATGGTTGTTGCAGAGTACCAATTCCAAGAG ATCATTTGCAG CCGAGCATGGCATTGGATTGGAGGATCGGAGCGATGAATTGCAAAGAAGCACGGCAGAATCTCGCTAACTTCGTATGTCGAGATAATAGTGATTGTGTTGATTTTGATGCTACGCTTGGAGGGTACCTCTGCAACTGCTCCAAAGGATACACAGGCAATCCTTACCTCAATCCAGGGTGCCAAG ATATTGATGAATGCGCTGATAATTCAACTAATACATGCGTCTCAAATTCAATTTGCCAAAATGGTCCGGGGATGTTTCGCTGCTCGTGTCCGAAAGGGTATATTGGTGATGGGAAAAAGGATGGCACAGGTTGCATTCCACAGCCTCCATCCAAAACCAAGTTGATTATCTTGACAG GTATAGGCTCTGGAATGGGGTTTCTGCTTCTAGTCTCACTGTTCTTTTGGTTGTATAAATTGTTGCgaaagagaaaggaaagaatGGTAAAAGACAAACTCTTCAAACGAAATGGTGGCCTTCTCTTGCTACAACAGACCAATGAAGGTGCACTTGGAAAAACAAAAGTTTTCCCTGcaaaagagttggaggtggCTACGGATAACTTTAATGAGGGCAGAATTATTGGACAAGGAGGGCAAGGCACTGTGTACAAGGGAATGTTATATGATGGTAAGATTGTTGCGATAAAAAGATCAAAGTTGGTGGAGGTGAATCAGTTAGAACAGTTTATAAATGAAGTGGTGATACTATCGCAAATCAATCATAGGAATGTGGTCAAACTATTGGGGTGTTGTTTGGAGACAGAGGTTCCTCTACTTGTTTATGAATTCATGCCAAACGGGACACTTTTTGATCTTATTCATGATCTAAGTAGTGAATTTCCATGTACATGGAACATGCGTTTGAAAATCGCAGCAGACATAGCTGGTGCATTAGCGTACTTGCACTCTGCATCTTCTGTGCCTATCTATCACAGGGATATCAAGTCTAGTAATATCCTTCTAGACGAAAAATATGTTGTCAAAGTATCAGATTTTGGAACTTCGAGGTCCGTTGCTACAGATCAGACTCACTTAACTACTCTGGTTAAAGGGACGTTTGGATATTTAGATCCAGAATATTTTCGGTCGAGTCACTTCACAGAGAAAAGCGATGTTTATAGTTTTGGGGTAGTTCTTGTCGAGCTTCTTACTGGGCAAAGGCCAATATCTCTTGATAAAACAGAAGAGGAGAGAGGCCTAGCGGCACGGTTTCTTGTATGCATGGAAGAAGAATCTATGGATACAATTTTAGATCCACAAGTTCGGGAGcaaggaagaaaggaagagGTGACCCTAGTTGCAAAGATTGCTCAAAGATGTTTACACTCGAAAGGGAGAATGAGACCAACTATGAAAGAAGTTGCTACTGAATTGGAAAGTTTTAGGATGTCTGAAATATATAGTGGTGTTAATGATGAATCAGAAGATGTGAGATCTTTTGATGATATGTGTCCACAATGA
- the LOC121787386 gene encoding wall-associated receptor kinase-like 6 isoform X1, translating to MMSPLQLIICMFILLPPSLLSAALYAKPGCRDRCGDLLVPYPFGFGPNCSLNPYFDINCDSSTNPPKAYLSILKKQVIEFNQTYIRLKNPYMISACYDEDLSTGIQHSMTVNLSGTPYTLSGENVLTVIGCDDMVLQSNGSSTLGGCSAFCADKNDTGFGDCHFNGCCHQELDEEEGSSRSLLEAELIDLSGRSQRKKLFPCSYAFIQETTNTNETVFSYPLYYLNNSTALLNDDWASASRPPIVRLDWIVEAENCSRAMNSNTYACLDEKSVCVDYSTYSYNNDVTGYTCSCVQGYEGNPYLRGGCQTISSSSSIAKRGCMDQCGKVSIPFPFGVGPNCYLEPSFEVVCNNDTNPATPFLSLLNTEILELNSSKIVVSYMNLSSNCYSGSDYQAEPSLKIDLLKTQYRLSDDNWITAVGCNVMAIGVIGEDKRSSIRSSCAAICTNSMINDNGRTSASCDYGPTSFAGDGCCRVPIPRGTTSLELNMTNLKEPRTSANISCSYAFIAYAKTTNENDRGFYFMQYSNPVNFYIQPSMALDWRIGAMNCKEARQNLANFVCRDNSDCVDFDATLGGYLCNCSKGYTGNPYLNPGCQDIDECADNSTNTCVSNSICQNGPGMFRCSCPKGYIGDGKKDGTGCIPQPPSKTKLIILTGIGSGMGFLLLVSLFFWLYKLLRKRKERMVKDKLFKRNGGLLLLQQTNEGALGKTKVFPAKELEVATDNFNEGRIIGQGGQGTVYKGMLYDGKIVAIKRSKLVEVNQLEQFINEVVILSQINHRNVVKLLGCCLETEVPLLVYEFMPNGTLFDLIHDLSSEFPCTWNMRLKIAADIAGALAYLHSASSVPIYHRDIKSSNILLDEKYVVKVSDFGTSRSVATDQTHLTTLVKGTFGYLDPEYFRSSHFTEKSDVYSFGVVLVELLTGQRPISLDKTEEERGLAARFLVCMEEESMDTILDPQVREQGRKEEVTLVAKIAQRCLHSKGRMRPTMKEVATELESFRMSEIYSGVNDESEDVRSFDDMCPQ from the exons ATGATGAGTCCTCTGCAACTGATAATCTGTATGTTCATACTTCTCCCACCATCACTACTCTCCGCGGCTCTATATGCCAAACCGGGATGCCGGGACCGCTGTGGGGATTTACTGGTTCCATATCCATTTGGATTTGGGCCAAATTGCAGTCTCAACCCATATTTTGACATCAACTGCGATTCTTCCACAAATCCTCCAAAAGCTTACCTCTCCATATTGAAGAAACAAGTGATTGAATTCAATCAAACTTACATTCGCCTCAAAAACCCCTACATGATTTCAGCTTGCTATGATGAGGATCTGTCAACGGGCATTCAACATAGTATGACTGTGAACTTGTCTGGAACTCCCTATACTCTTTCGGGTGAAAACGTGCTCACTGTTATCGGGTGTGATGATATGGTGCTGCAATCCAACGGAAGTTCCACCCTTGGCGGCTGCTCGGCGTTTTGTGCTGACAAGAATGATACCGGCTTCGGAGATTGCCACTTCAATGGTTGTTGCCATCAAGAACTCGACG AAGAAGAAGGAAGTTCAAGATCTTTGTTGGAAGCAGAACTGATTGACTTGAGCGGAAGATCACAACGTAAAAAGCTTTTCCCGTGCAGCTATGCCTTTATCCAGGAGACGACAAATACGAATGAAACCGTATTCTCATATCCTTTGTACTATCTGAATAACTCAACGGCATTGTTAAATGATGATTGGGCATCTGCATCAAGGCCGCCGATAGTGCGCTTGGACTGGATCGTTGAGGCTGAGAATTGCAGCCGAGCTATGAATTCCAACACTTACGCATGTCTAGATGAAAAGAGTGTTTGTGTTGATTATAGTACATATTCGTATAACAATGATGTCACAGGATACACATGTAGCTGCGTGCAAGGGTACGAGGGAAATCCTTACTTACGAGGAGGATGCCAGA CAATTTCCTCTTCAAGTTCAATTGCCAAACGTGGATGCATGGATCAATGTGGAAAAGTATCGATTCCATTTCCATTTGGTGTGGGTCCAAATTGCTACTTGGAGCCATCTTTTGAAGTTGTCTGCAACAACGACACCAACCCCGCCACACCCTTCCTCAGTCTTTTGAACACCGAAATCCTTGAGCTGAACTCATCAAAAATTGTCGTCAGTTACATGAACCTATCCTCAAATTGCTACAGTGGGTCAGACTATCAAGCTGAGCCAAGCTTAAAAATTGACTTGTTGAAAACGCAATATAGATTATCAGATGACAACTGGATCACCGCCGTTGGCTGCAATGTTATGGCTATCGGGGTTATTGGAGAAGACAAACGAAGTTCTATTCGCAGCAGCTGCGCAGCCATTTGCACCAACAGTATGATCAATGATAATGGTAGAACTAGTGCATCATGCGATTATGGACCAACATCTTTTGCAGGTGATGGTTGTTGCAGAGTACCAATTCCAAGAG GTACAACTTCCCTTGAATTAAATATGACTAATCTCAAAGAACCAAGGACAAGTGCCAATATTTCTTGTAGCTACGCCTTCATTGCATATGCTAAAACAACGAATGAAAATGATCGGGGGTTCTATTTCATGCAATATTCAAACCCGGTCAACTTTTATATTCAGCCGAGCATGGCATTGGATTGGAGGATCGGAGCGATGAATTGCAAAGAAGCACGGCAGAATCTCGCTAACTTCGTATGTCGAGATAATAGTGATTGTGTTGATTTTGATGCTACGCTTGGAGGGTACCTCTGCAACTGCTCCAAAGGATACACAGGCAATCCTTACCTCAATCCAGGGTGCCAAG ATATTGATGAATGCGCTGATAATTCAACTAATACATGCGTCTCAAATTCAATTTGCCAAAATGGTCCGGGGATGTTTCGCTGCTCGTGTCCGAAAGGGTATATTGGTGATGGGAAAAAGGATGGCACAGGTTGCATTCCACAGCCTCCATCCAAAACCAAGTTGATTATCTTGACAG GTATAGGCTCTGGAATGGGGTTTCTGCTTCTAGTCTCACTGTTCTTTTGGTTGTATAAATTGTTGCgaaagagaaaggaaagaatGGTAAAAGACAAACTCTTCAAACGAAATGGTGGCCTTCTCTTGCTACAACAGACCAATGAAGGTGCACTTGGAAAAACAAAAGTTTTCCCTGcaaaagagttggaggtggCTACGGATAACTTTAATGAGGGCAGAATTATTGGACAAGGAGGGCAAGGCACTGTGTACAAGGGAATGTTATATGATGGTAAGATTGTTGCGATAAAAAGATCAAAGTTGGTGGAGGTGAATCAGTTAGAACAGTTTATAAATGAAGTGGTGATACTATCGCAAATCAATCATAGGAATGTGGTCAAACTATTGGGGTGTTGTTTGGAGACAGAGGTTCCTCTACTTGTTTATGAATTCATGCCAAACGGGACACTTTTTGATCTTATTCATGATCTAAGTAGTGAATTTCCATGTACATGGAACATGCGTTTGAAAATCGCAGCAGACATAGCTGGTGCATTAGCGTACTTGCACTCTGCATCTTCTGTGCCTATCTATCACAGGGATATCAAGTCTAGTAATATCCTTCTAGACGAAAAATATGTTGTCAAAGTATCAGATTTTGGAACTTCGAGGTCCGTTGCTACAGATCAGACTCACTTAACTACTCTGGTTAAAGGGACGTTTGGATATTTAGATCCAGAATATTTTCGGTCGAGTCACTTCACAGAGAAAAGCGATGTTTATAGTTTTGGGGTAGTTCTTGTCGAGCTTCTTACTGGGCAAAGGCCAATATCTCTTGATAAAACAGAAGAGGAGAGAGGCCTAGCGGCACGGTTTCTTGTATGCATGGAAGAAGAATCTATGGATACAATTTTAGATCCACAAGTTCGGGAGcaaggaagaaaggaagagGTGACCCTAGTTGCAAAGATTGCTCAAAGATGTTTACACTCGAAAGGGAGAATGAGACCAACTATGAAAGAAGTTGCTACTGAATTGGAAAGTTTTAGGATGTCTGAAATATATAGTGGTGTTAATGATGAATCAGAAGATGTGAGATCTTTTGATGATATGTGTCCACAATGA